Genomic DNA from Streptomyces sp. NBC_01571:
CAAGCAGCGAAGGGCATGAGGTTTCGTGAACAACGATCTGTCATGGATGCTTGACGGCGTCCTGGAGATTCCCGGCGCTCTGCACGCGGTTCTGGTCTCCGCCGACGGGCTCCTGATGGCCTCCTCCAAGGGGGTCGGCAGGGACCACGCGGACACCGTCGCCGCCGCGATGAGCGGCGTGCAGTCGTTGAGCCGCTCGATCGGGTTCTTCTGCGACGGGACCGACCTGAAGTGGCGCCAGACGCTGGTCGAGTTCGACGGCGGCTGGGTCTTCCTGATCTCCGCCGGTGACGGCGCCTACCTCGCGGTCTCGGCCTCCACCGACATCGACATGGCGGACATCACCTTCCGTATGCAGCAGTTGGTCGGACAGCTGGGCAAGGCGCTGACGACCCCGCCGCGCGAGAACATCGGCGCACGCCCGTGACCGACTCCGACAAGCAGGAGCCCGAGGCCGCGGAGT
This window encodes:
- a CDS encoding roadblock/LC7 domain-containing protein, translated to MNNDLSWMLDGVLEIPGALHAVLVSADGLLMASSKGVGRDHADTVAAAMSGVQSLSRSIGFFCDGTDLKWRQTLVEFDGGWVFLISAGDGAYLAVSASTDIDMADITFRMQQLVGQLGKALTTPPRENIGARP